Proteins from one Phaenicophaeus curvirostris isolate KB17595 chromosome 16, BPBGC_Pcur_1.0, whole genome shotgun sequence genomic window:
- the DEXI gene encoding dexamethasone-induced protein: MQTAVSARLDSLESRAFHALLVLPYMFYVGLFFVNVLILYYAFLMEYIVLNVGIVFLPEDMDQALVELGVLSDPGSVPYDTDGELDVFEGYLE; encoded by the coding sequence ATGCAAACCGCGGTGTCGGCGCGCCTGGATTCGCTGGAGTCCCGGGCCTTCCACGCGCTGCTGGTGCTGCCCTATATGTTCTACGTGGGCTTGTTCTTCGTCAACGTGCTGATCCTCTACTATGCCTTCCTGATGGAGTACATCGTCCTCAACGTCGGCATCGTCTTCCTGCCCGAGGACATGGACCAGGCTCTGGTGGAGCTGGGGGTGCTCTCCGACCCCGGCTCCGTGCCCTACGACACGGACGGCGAGCTGGATGTCTTCGAGGGCTACTTGGAGTga